A single Rhodoligotrophos defluvii DNA region contains:
- a CDS encoding DUF2493 domain-containing protein, giving the protein MHAHDELEPDHSTSPTGHVIEDLELYGYRPSEDEEDPRITPEDHVIQTAVADIFDALISSMVDTSLDFDLDEIMWSTVNTFHRAVERIERKLDDNEQAQRRLQREQDGSEVKSVQLETLIGIGQSLIERRDSMELFRDTAADIYLRTTGTPWSPRSGSRVNHRQMTAAMIDSRDFLAAKRRADNEVLVPAGPKIAFSGGDTADHRLIWDKLDQVHAKHPDMVLLHGGTPKGAERIAATWANNRKIPQVAFKPDWAKHAKAAPFKRNDQMLATMPIGVIIFPGTGIQDNLADKARKMGIPVYRFGTGSA; this is encoded by the coding sequence ATGCACGCTCATGACGAACTCGAACCCGATCACAGCACCTCCCCGACGGGCCACGTCATCGAGGATCTCGAACTCTATGGCTATCGTCCCTCGGAGGACGAGGAAGATCCCCGGATCACCCCCGAGGATCACGTCATCCAGACCGCTGTCGCCGATATCTTCGACGCCCTGATTTCCAGCATGGTTGACACCAGCCTCGATTTCGACCTCGACGAGATCATGTGGTCCACGGTCAATACCTTCCACCGCGCCGTCGAGCGGATCGAGCGCAAACTGGACGACAACGAGCAGGCGCAGAGACGCCTTCAACGGGAACAGGATGGCTCGGAGGTCAAATCCGTCCAGCTCGAGACCCTGATCGGCATCGGCCAGAGCCTCATCGAGCGCCGCGACAGCATGGAGCTCTTCCGCGATACCGCCGCCGACATCTACCTGCGCACCACCGGCACGCCCTGGTCGCCGCGCTCCGGCTCACGGGTCAACCACCGCCAGATGACCGCGGCGATGATCGACAGCCGCGACTTCCTCGCCGCCAAGCGCAGGGCAGACAACGAGGTGCTGGTGCCCGCAGGGCCGAAGATCGCCTTCTCGGGTGGGGACACGGCCGACCACCGGCTGATCTGGGACAAGCTCGATCAGGTCCATGCCAAACACCCGGACATGGTCCTCCTGCACGGCGGAACGCCGAAAGGCGCAGAACGCATCGCCGCCACCTGGGCCAACAATCGCAAGATTCCGCAGGTTGCGTTCAAGCCCGACTGGGCGAAACACGCCAAGGCCGCGCCATTCAAGCGCAACGACCAGATGCTCGCCACCATGCCGATCGGCGTCATCATCTTCCCCGGAACCGGCATCCAGGACAATCTGGCCGACAAGGCCCGCAAGATGGGCATCCCGGTCTATCGCTTCGGCACGGGCAGCGCATGA
- a CDS encoding DUF6878 family protein, with translation MTDDTEAAPDTSSALAEWRTLDALRAQLEAELFNLNKGVLLDALASAGVTHVVVTFDGYGDSGQIENVEVRSGDDAIPMPEGTIEIAQAVWGQSEPDRSIIAIATAIESLAYDVLERTHCGWENSDGAYGDITFDVAAHAITLDYNERYTATENFTHQF, from the coding sequence ATGACCGACGATACCGAAGCCGCGCCTGACACCAGCTCGGCGCTCGCCGAGTGGAGGACGCTGGATGCCCTTCGTGCCCAGCTCGAGGCCGAACTGTTCAACCTCAACAAGGGCGTGCTGCTCGATGCCCTCGCATCCGCGGGCGTCACGCATGTCGTCGTGACCTTCGACGGCTATGGCGATTCCGGTCAGATCGAGAATGTCGAGGTCCGGTCTGGCGACGATGCCATCCCGATGCCCGAGGGCACGATCGAGATCGCGCAAGCCGTCTGGGGCCAATCCGAGCCGGACCGATCCATCATCGCGATAGCGACGGCCATCGAAAGCCTGGCCTATGACGTGCTGGAGCGGACGCATTGCGGCTGGGAAAACTCCGACGGCGCCTATGGCGACATCACCTTCGATGTGGCGGCGCATGCGATCACGCTCGACTACAACGAGCGCTACACCGCCACCGAAAACTTCACGCATCAGTTCTGA
- a CDS encoding DUF6915 family protein codes for MGHCYHHALSSARKWGGAAEDYLPLHQWFDESKEITADFRHRALRHHAQGIFELERVFGPTITVLTGRVVPVRLIGEQHVLEDLGFIPSFADWVRSIRPQPWMGRAQPIHKLVDPFAAAADSEPDASGPPHPGSGPGAA; via the coding sequence ATGGGACATTGTTATCATCACGCGCTGTCCTCGGCGCGCAAATGGGGTGGCGCCGCGGAGGACTATCTGCCGCTGCATCAGTGGTTCGATGAATCGAAGGAGATCACCGCCGACTTCCGGCATCGGGCTCTGCGCCATCATGCCCAGGGCATATTCGAACTGGAGCGGGTCTTCGGGCCGACCATCACCGTCTTGACCGGCCGCGTCGTCCCCGTCCGATTGATCGGCGAACAGCATGTGCTGGAGGATCTCGGCTTCATTCCGAGCTTTGCCGATTGGGTGCGTTCGATCCGGCCCCAGCCCTGGATGGGCCGCGCCCAGCCGATTCACAAGCTGGTCGACCCCTTCGCCGCTGCGGCTGACAGTGAGCCGGACGCAAGCGGTCCACCGCATCCGGGGTCCGGCCCAGGGGCAGCCTGA
- a CDS encoding strawberry notch family protein — translation MNMASPAAGPVAPLAPASAILAAANLLLPHLEHGRRIDAIVLRAAMETACRGSDATGAWGWKAAYDACEVATVLFLRKYGNALFRKTASPAARLDALTKIAGLLPTHTRRSEESQNFQQFSTPVPLGFAALSAAAITPDDVVLEPSAGTGLMAILAQTAGGSLILNELTETRADLLSSLFPANPVTRFDAAQIDDHLAPAAVPSVVLMNPPFSVMANVTGRMADAAYRHVASALNRLVPGGRLVAITGANFGPDVPAWREAFARLQERGRVMFTATVDGAVYARHGTSIDTRLTVIDKLPAEDPSLFQASPGTAPDVATLLHWVETQVPPRLPVALPKVAVSASTAAPKTVRGYLTRSAAMRPVADPASDPDGVELTYEALDWSPPEGARLSDAIYEEYALQSLRIPGAQPHPTKLVQSAAMASVAPPRPSYRPMLPVDIHERLSDAQLETVIYAGEAHADYLAGAWTVDATYDNVSAAPEDAAGAVRFRRGFMLGDGTGAGKGRQSAGIILDNWLRGRRKAVWISKSDKLIEDAQRDWSALGMERLLITPLSRFAQGKQITLTEGVLFSTYATLRSDDRGEKVSRVRQIVDWLGSDFDGVIIFDESHAMQNAGGGKGERGDVAASQQGRAGLRLQHALPDARVVYVSATGATTVHNLAYAQRLGLWGGEDFPFATRAEFVEAIEAGGVAAMEVLARDLRALGLYTARSLSYDGVEYELVEHQLTGEQCRIYDAYAGAFAVIHNNLDAAMEAANITGSEGTLNPQAKSVARSAFESAKQRFFGHLLTSMKTPTLIRQITEDLEAGHAAVIQIVSTGEALMERRLSELPTEEWSDVRVDITPREYVLDYLAHSFPVQLYEPFTDGEGNLSSRPVFRDGQSVESREAVARRDEMIEQLASLPPVPGALDQIVQHFGTDMVAEVTGRSRRIVRRGEGPAARLAVESRAPSANLAETSAFMDDQKRILVFSDTGGTGRSYHAELSARNQRLRVHYLLEPGWKADAAIQGLGRTNRTNQAQPPLFRPVATDVKAEKRFLSTIARRLDTLGAITRGQRQTGGQGLFRPEDNLESSYARDALRQLYLLVVRGKVEGCPLERFESATGLKLMDSNGLKDDLPPITTFLNRLLALTIELQGILFSAFEQLLEARIDGAIASGAYDMGLETLRAESFTVTDRQVIYTHPATGAETRLLTIAERKRNRPVTLDAATAELDDPRAKLLVNERSGRAAVQIPTTSVMLDDGEIERRVRLIRPMEAHNVPLRMMGETHWVEVDRETFGAAWRAELAEVPEFTDSTLHMVTGLLLPIWKRLPQESSRVYRLQTDEGERIIGRRVSPAWAASASTSGVPAGLTPDAVYAALLEGRTVFDLAEGLQLRCARVMGANRIELSGFTESMRERLRAYGLFSEIISWKLRFFVPVGASGPEIAARLLDRFPVERIGEREAA, via the coding sequence ATGAACATGGCTTCCCCCGCGGCCGGTCCGGTCGCGCCGCTTGCCCCTGCGTCGGCTATCCTGGCCGCCGCCAATCTCCTGCTCCCCCATCTCGAACACGGCCGGCGCATCGATGCGATCGTCCTGCGCGCCGCCATGGAAACCGCTTGTCGAGGCTCCGACGCCACCGGCGCCTGGGGCTGGAAGGCGGCCTATGACGCCTGCGAGGTCGCGACCGTCCTGTTCCTGCGCAAATACGGCAACGCGCTTTTCCGTAAAACCGCGTCTCCGGCTGCACGGCTCGACGCGCTCACGAAGATCGCCGGGTTACTGCCGACGCATACGCGGCGCTCGGAAGAAAGCCAGAATTTCCAGCAGTTCAGCACACCGGTCCCGCTGGGCTTCGCGGCGCTGAGTGCGGCCGCGATCACGCCGGATGATGTGGTATTGGAGCCTTCGGCCGGCACCGGGCTGATGGCGATCCTGGCGCAGACTGCCGGCGGATCGCTGATCCTCAATGAACTGACCGAGACCCGCGCCGATTTGCTGTCCTCCCTCTTTCCAGCCAATCCCGTTACCCGGTTCGATGCCGCCCAGATCGACGATCACCTCGCGCCTGCTGCCGTCCCATCCGTGGTGCTGATGAATCCACCGTTCTCGGTCATGGCCAATGTCACCGGGCGCATGGCCGATGCGGCTTATCGGCACGTCGCCTCGGCGCTCAACCGGCTTGTCCCCGGTGGCCGACTGGTCGCGATCACGGGCGCGAACTTCGGCCCTGACGTGCCTGCCTGGCGCGAAGCGTTTGCTCGATTGCAGGAACGCGGGCGGGTGATGTTCACCGCGACTGTCGACGGCGCAGTCTATGCCAGGCACGGCACCAGTATCGACACGCGGCTGACCGTCATCGACAAGCTGCCCGCCGAGGATCCGTCGCTCTTCCAGGCCTCGCCGGGCACGGCCCCGGATGTCGCGACGCTGCTGCACTGGGTCGAGACCCAGGTGCCGCCGCGCCTGCCGGTCGCATTGCCGAAGGTTGCCGTTTCTGCCTCGACCGCCGCGCCGAAGACCGTGCGCGGTTATCTCACCCGCTCGGCTGCGATGCGTCCTGTCGCGGACCCGGCCAGCGATCCTGACGGCGTGGAGCTGACCTACGAGGCGCTCGACTGGTCGCCGCCTGAAGGGGCGCGGCTGTCGGACGCCATCTACGAGGAATATGCGCTGCAATCCCTGCGGATTCCCGGTGCGCAGCCGCATCCGACCAAGCTGGTGCAATCCGCCGCCATGGCCTCGGTTGCACCGCCCCGCCCGTCCTATCGGCCAATGCTGCCCGTCGACATCCATGAGCGCCTGTCCGATGCTCAGCTCGAGACGGTGATCTATGCGGGCGAGGCCCATGCCGACTATCTGGCGGGGGCCTGGACCGTCGACGCGACCTACGACAATGTCAGCGCGGCGCCCGAGGATGCGGCAGGCGCGGTGCGCTTCCGCCGGGGTTTCATGCTCGGCGATGGCACCGGCGCGGGCAAGGGGCGTCAGTCTGCCGGCATCATCCTCGACAACTGGCTGCGCGGTCGCCGCAAGGCCGTCTGGATCTCCAAATCCGACAAGCTGATCGAGGACGCACAGCGCGACTGGTCGGCACTCGGCATGGAGCGGCTGCTGATCACACCACTCTCGCGATTCGCCCAGGGCAAGCAGATCACGCTCACCGAAGGCGTCCTATTTTCCACCTACGCTACGCTACGGTCCGACGACCGCGGCGAGAAGGTTTCGCGGGTGCGGCAGATCGTGGATTGGTTGGGCTCCGATTTCGATGGAGTCATCATTTTCGACGAAAGCCATGCCATGCAGAATGCCGGCGGCGGCAAGGGAGAACGCGGCGACGTCGCCGCCTCGCAGCAGGGACGCGCGGGCCTGCGGCTTCAGCACGCCCTGCCGGACGCGCGCGTGGTCTATGTCTCGGCGACCGGCGCCACGACGGTCCACAACCTCGCCTACGCACAGCGGCTCGGCCTCTGGGGTGGCGAGGATTTTCCGTTTGCGACCCGCGCCGAATTCGTCGAGGCGATCGAGGCCGGGGGCGTGGCGGCCATGGAGGTTCTGGCCCGCGACCTGCGGGCGCTCGGCCTCTATACCGCACGGTCGCTCTCCTATGATGGCGTCGAATACGAACTGGTCGAGCACCAGCTCACGGGCGAGCAATGCCGCATCTACGATGCCTACGCCGGAGCATTCGCCGTCATTCACAACAATCTCGATGCGGCGATGGAGGCCGCCAATATCACCGGCAGCGAGGGCACGCTGAACCCGCAGGCGAAGTCTGTCGCACGCTCCGCCTTCGAGAGCGCGAAGCAGCGCTTCTTCGGCCATCTGCTGACCAGCATGAAGACGCCGACCCTGATCCGGCAGATCACGGAGGATCTGGAGGCGGGCCATGCCGCCGTCATCCAGATCGTCTCGACCGGCGAGGCGCTGATGGAGCGGAGATTGTCCGAACTGCCGACCGAGGAATGGAGCGACGTCCGCGTGGACATCACGCCGCGGGAATACGTTCTCGATTACCTCGCCCATTCCTTCCCGGTGCAGCTCTACGAACCCTTCACCGATGGCGAGGGCAATCTGTCGTCGCGCCCGGTCTTTCGCGATGGCCAGTCGGTCGAAAGCCGCGAGGCCGTGGCCCGGCGCGACGAGATGATCGAGCAGCTCGCCAGCCTGCCGCCCGTTCCCGGCGCGCTCGACCAGATCGTGCAGCATTTCGGGACCGACATGGTCGCCGAGGTGACGGGACGCTCGCGGCGGATCGTGCGCCGAGGCGAAGGTCCGGCAGCACGCCTCGCTGTCGAGAGCCGCGCTCCCTCCGCCAATCTTGCCGAAACCTCGGCGTTCATGGATGACCAGAAGCGCATCCTGGTCTTCTCGGACACGGGCGGAACCGGGCGCAGCTATCACGCCGAACTCTCGGCCAGGAACCAGCGCCTGCGCGTTCACTATCTGCTGGAACCCGGCTGGAAGGCCGATGCCGCCATTCAGGGGCTGGGTCGCACCAACCGCACCAATCAGGCGCAGCCGCCGCTCTTCCGGCCCGTCGCAACGGATGTGAAGGCCGAGAAGCGTTTCCTCAGCACCATTGCTCGACGTCTCGATACGCTGGGCGCCATCACGCGCGGCCAGCGCCAGACCGGCGGGCAAGGCCTGTTCCGGCCCGAGGACAATCTGGAATCCAGCTATGCCCGCGACGCCTTGCGCCAGCTCTATCTGCTGGTCGTGCGCGGCAAGGTGGAGGGTTGCCCGCTGGAGCGGTTTGAATCTGCCACCGGTCTCAAGCTGATGGACAGCAATGGTCTCAAGGATGACCTGCCACCGATCACCACCTTCCTCAACCGTCTGCTGGCACTGACAATCGAACTCCAGGGCATCCTGTTCTCGGCCTTCGAGCAGTTGCTTGAGGCCAGGATCGACGGGGCCATCGCCTCGGGCGCCTATGATATGGGGCTGGAAACCCTGCGCGCCGAGAGCTTCACCGTCACCGACCGGCAGGTAATCTACACCCATCCGGCGACCGGCGCCGAGACCCGGCTCCTGACCATTGCCGAGCGCAAGCGTAACCGGCCGGTCACGCTGGATGCAGCGACGGCCGAACTTGACGATCCCCGCGCGAAGCTGCTGGTCAATGAGCGTTCCGGCCGTGCCGCTGTCCAGATCCCCACCACCAGCGTCATGCTGGACGATGGCGAGATCGAACGGCGCGTCCGGCTGATCCGGCCGATGGAGGCGCACAACGTCCCCCTACGCATGATGGGCGAGACCCATTGGGTCGAGGTCGACCGGGAGACATTCGGCGCGGCCTGGAGGGCCGAACTCGCCGAGGTGCCGGAGTTTACCGACAGCACGCTGCATATGGTGACAGGTCTGCTGCTGCCGATCTGGAAGCGCCTGCCGCAGGAGTCTTCCCGCGTCTATCGCCTTCAGACCGATGAGGGCGAACGGATCATCGGCCGCCGCGTCTCTCCCGCATGGGCCGCCAGCGCCTCGACCAGCGGTGTCCCCGCTGGTCTGACGCCCGATGCGGTTTATGCCGCACTGCTGGAAGGCCGCACGGTCTTCGATCTCGCCGAAGGATTGCAGCTGCGCTGCGCCCGCGTGATGGGTGCGAACCGCATCGAGCTTTCGGGCTTCACCGAGTCGATGCGGGAGCGCCTGCGCGCCTATGGCCTCTTCAGCGAGATCATCTCGTGGAAGCTGCGCTTCTTCGTGCCGGTGGGCGCATCCGGGCCGGAGATTGCGGCCAGGCTCCTCGACCGCTTCCCGGTCGAGCGCATCGGTGAGCGGGAGGCCGCGTAA
- a CDS encoding DUF7146 domain-containing protein has protein sequence MSRLDATDLAQRLGRQAEAVCRFYLSNGRKQGNYWQVGDVRNTAGRSMFVRLHDSAKGVAGKWTDPATGEHGDLLDVIRESLGLIDFADVAEEARRFLSLPRPEPGPYTGRPRRPTAPSGSSEAARRLWRMTRPITGSVAEAYLRKRGITDLRGVANLRFHPNCYWRPEGDGPTETWPAMIAAVTDLNGKVTGAHRTWLARDGSAKAPIDPPRKAMGDLLGNAVRFGEAQDVMAAGEGIETILSLRQAMPPMPMVSALSAGHLAAILFPTDLRRLYIVRDNDPAGDGARDSLVDRARGAGIEAITLSPVLGDINEDLVMRGLTALRAEVRVQLAPEDVSRFMVLTA, from the coding sequence ATGTCCCGTCTCGACGCCACTGATCTCGCGCAGCGTCTCGGCCGTCAGGCCGAGGCGGTCTGCCGCTTCTATCTCTCGAACGGGCGCAAGCAGGGCAATTACTGGCAAGTCGGTGACGTCCGCAACACCGCCGGGCGCTCGATGTTCGTACGCTTGCATGACAGCGCCAAGGGTGTCGCCGGGAAATGGACCGACCCGGCGACCGGCGAGCATGGCGACCTGCTCGACGTGATCCGGGAATCCCTCGGCCTGATCGACTTCGCGGATGTCGCCGAGGAGGCCCGACGGTTCCTCAGCCTGCCCCGTCCGGAGCCGGGGCCGTATACAGGCCGGCCGCGAAGGCCGACGGCGCCATCGGGTTCGTCCGAGGCCGCGCGCAGGCTCTGGCGCATGACCCGGCCGATCACGGGCAGCGTCGCAGAAGCGTATTTGCGCAAGCGCGGCATTACGGATTTACGCGGAGTCGCAAATCTTCGGTTCCATCCGAACTGCTACTGGCGGCCCGAGGGCGATGGTCCGACCGAGACCTGGCCTGCGATGATCGCCGCGGTCACCGACCTCAATGGCAAGGTCACCGGCGCGCACCGGACCTGGCTCGCCCGTGACGGCTCGGCCAAGGCGCCCATCGATCCGCCGCGCAAGGCGATGGGCGACCTGCTCGGCAATGCCGTCCGTTTTGGCGAGGCGCAGGATGTCATGGCGGCGGGGGAGGGCATCGAGACCATATTGTCCCTGCGGCAGGCCATGCCCCCGATGCCGATGGTGTCCGCACTCTCGGCCGGGCATCTCGCCGCCATCCTATTTCCGACCGATTTGCGCAGGCTATATATCGTCCGCGACAACGATCCGGCAGGTGACGGCGCGCGGGATAGCCTTGTCGACCGGGCACGCGGGGCCGGGATCGAGGCGATCACGCTCTCGCCCGTGCTGGGGGACATCAACGAAGATCTCGTCATGCGCGGGCTGACTGCGCTTCGGGCGGAGGTGCGGGTACAACTCGCCCCCGAGGACGTCAGCCGCTTCATGGTCCTCACTGCATAG
- a CDS encoding antitoxin of toxin-antitoxin stability system, with amino-acid sequence MPEIIETTVYRLDELSDAAKEKARAWYREGGFDYDWYDAVYEDFQRIAEILGISLKTRPVRLYGGGTRQEPCIWFRGFWSQGDGACYEGFWSYAKGAAKRIRDYAPQDGALHQIADAFQAIQRRNFYQLRAEIAHRGHYYHEYCMVISVERDGPVWQDMTADAEDAVIEVLRDLARWLYRQVEREYDCLSSDKAVDETILANDYTFTEAGRRFG; translated from the coding sequence ATGCCTGAGATCATCGAAACCACCGTCTATCGTCTCGACGAGCTTTCCGACGCTGCGAAGGAGAAGGCTCGCGCCTGGTATCGCGAGGGCGGCTTTGACTACGACTGGTATGATGCCGTCTATGAGGATTTCCAGCGGATCGCGGAAATCCTCGGCATTTCCCTCAAGACCCGGCCCGTTCGTCTCTATGGTGGGGGCACGCGGCAGGAACCGTGCATCTGGTTCCGGGGTTTCTGGTCGCAAGGGGACGGGGCCTGCTACGAAGGCTTCTGGTCCTATGCGAAGGGTGCGGCGAAACGCATCCGGGACTATGCCCCGCAGGATGGCGCCCTGCACCAGATCGCAGATGCATTTCAAGCGATCCAGCGGCGCAACTTTTACCAACTTCGCGCCGAGATTGCCCATCGCGGGCACTACTATCACGAATACTGCATGGTGATCTCGGTCGAGCGCGACGGCCCGGTCTGGCAGGACATGACGGCCGATGCCGAAGATGCGGTGATCGAGGTGCTGCGCGATCTTGCCCGCTGGCTCTATCGCCAGGTCGAACGGGAATATGACTGTCTCTCGTCCGACAAGGCCGTCGACGAAACCATTCTCGCAAACGACTACACCTTCACCGAGGCAGGTCGCCGCTTCGGTTGA